One genomic window of Papilio machaon chromosome 17, ilPapMach1.1, whole genome shotgun sequence includes the following:
- the LOC123721877 gene encoding zinc carboxypeptidase-like, producing the protein MGEMKILVIKFILLVAFASSEKVRFDNYSLYKIFPKNEHQISVLQELRNNEDKYDFWKDPAVVSEYVSILSSPQDKSQLESFLNQNNIDFVITQPNIQKIIDKENVATYTRNNLRNMTWTRYYDMDSINSWLDDLVSSYSVVTAVVGGRSLEGRDIKGIKISHGSGRRAIVLEGGIHAREWISPTAVCYIIDQLLTSSDRETRAAAADFDWYIFPVTNPDGYIFSHEVNRMWRKNRRPIGNNYGVDLNRNWNNNWLVHGSSSNPARDDYAGLGPFSEPESRSLSSYLLTLQGKIDLYLSFHSFGHLLLLPFGNTTEPLANYHDAMNIGRRAMGALSVRHGTKYVTGNIAEAIYLATGGSIDWVKEQLQVPLVYCYELRDNGTYGFLLPENQILPNNEEVMDSVIELIHQAKRFGYMSSASGLKASLLMLTALVSIYVC; encoded by the exons ATGGGAGAAATGAAGAtacttgttataaaatttattttgctaGTTGCTTTTGCATCTAGTGAAAAGGTTCGCTTTGATAATTACTCTCTATACAAGATATTTCCTAAAAATGAACATCAAATCTCAGTACTCCAAGAGTTACGAAATAATGAAGATAAATACGATTTTTGGAAAGACCCTGCAGTGGTTTCGGAATATGTAAGCATCCTATCAAGTCCTCAAGACAAGAGTCAGTTGGAAAGTTTCCTGAATCAAAATAACATTGATTTTGTTATTACACAACCTAATATTCAAAA GATAATAGATAAAGAAAATGTCGCAACTTATACAAGGAACAATCTCAGAAACATGACATGGACCAGATATTATGACATGGATAGTATCAATTCTTGGTTAGATGATTTGGTATCTTCATACTCCGTTGTAACAGCTGTAGTAGGTGGACGATCCTTAGAGGGTCGTGATATAAAAGGCATCAAAATATCACACGGATCTGGAAGAAGAGCGATAGTTCTAGAAGGTGGTATCCACGCTAGAGAATGGATATCACCAACAGCTGTTTGCTACATTATTGACCAATTACTTACGAGCAGTGATAGAGAAACCAGGGCGGCTGCTGCTGATTTCGATTGGTACATATTCCCAGTTACCAACCCTGATGGTTACATTTTCAGTCATGAAGTG aacAGAATGTGGCGTAAGAATCGCAGACCTATAGGCAATAATTACGGTGTCGATTTGAATAGAAACTGGAACAACAATTGGCtag TTCACGGATCAAGTAGTAATCCCGCAAGAGACGATTACGCCGGTCTTGGACCATTCTCAGAACCGGAATCACGAAGCCTTTCTTCATACCTTTTAACACTACAAGGCAAAATAGATCTGTACCTTTCCTTCCATTCTTTCGGGCATCTTCTTTTGCTACCATTTGGAAATACAACTGAGCCTCTAGCAAATTACCATGATGca aTGAATATTGGAAGAAGGGCAATGGGTGCCTTATCAGTTAGGCACGGcacaaaatatgttacagGAAATATAGCTGAAGCTATCT ACCTTGCGACAGGCGGCAGTATTGACTGGGTCAAAGAACAACTTCAAGTACCTCTAGTATATTGTTACGAGTTACGTGATAATGGAACCTATGGATTCCTTTTGCCGGAAAATCAAATCCTACCCAACAATGAGGAAGTTATGGATTCCGTAATCGAACTGATCCATCAAGCGAAACGATTTGGATATATGAGTAGCGCGTCCGGTCTTAAAGCcagtttattaatgttaacagCTTTGGTTTCAATTTACGTTTGTTAA
- the LOC106708637 gene encoding zinc carboxypeptidase codes for MLNLFILCLCCVMGLSEKVRYDNYTLYNVQPATEEQLRYLNDLYKGTDVLDFWTVPSTVENHVSVVSPPKSREEFEKALERQGINYDVVLEDIQKAFDDQTRTRRKRDSGMYWTNYQTIDEIYEWLYELARTNSNVVTLIQAGRSFEGRNITGVRISRKSGRKAFFIDGGQVGADWLSPTVVTYLINQLVTGDDPEARTASEDFEWHIFPIVNPDGHQFSQDSVRLWMKNRRPTSGSAIGVDLAKNWNSQWAVSGGSFNPSDSNYVGLGPFSEPETRYVSRYIDTIGTNLAGLLSFRAFGQRLLIPFAHTTDPMYNYRDMLTIGRRAMGSLAVKYNTQYLVGTSKEVHDGSTGTIADWVKHRFNPPVVATYQLRDRSQGYTLPVNQVLPSCEETYDSVMAILREAKFINVL; via the exons atgttaaatttatttattttgtgtttgtgTTGTGTAATGGGATTGTCAGAAAAAGTGCGTTATGATAATTACACATTGTATAATGTACAACCGGCAACTGAAGAACAGTTACGATATTTGAATGATTTATATAAAGGTACTGATGTTCTTGATTTCTGGACTGTACCTTCAACAGTTGAAAATCATGTCAGTGTTGTTTCTCCACCAAAATCAAGAGAAGAATTTGAAAAAGCACTTGAAAGACAAGGTATCAATTATGATGTTGTACTGGAAGATATTCAAAA AGCATTTGATGATCAAACACGGACAAGAAGGAAACGCGATAGTGGAATGTATTGGACTAACTATCAAactattgatgaaatttacgAATGGTTATATGAGCTTGCAAGAACTAATAGTAACGTTGTTACTTTGATTCAAGCTGGGAGATCTTTCGaag GTAGAAATATAACTGGGGTGAGAATATCTCGTAAATCTGGAAGAAAGGCTTTCTTTATCGATGGCGGTCAGGTCGGTGCGGATTGGCTGTCACCTACAGTTgtcacttatttaataaatcaattggTGACCGGAGACGACCCTGAAGCTAGGACGGCTTCAGAGGATTTCGAATGGCATATCTTCCCGATTGTGAATCCTGATGGACACCAATTTTCTCAAGATTCT GTGAGACTTTGGATGAAAAATCGCAGACCAACAAGCGGTTCTGCTATAGGAGTCGATCTTGCCAAAAACTGGAATTCACAATGGGCAG taAGCGGAGGCAGCTTCAATCCCTCGGATAGCAATTACGTAGGCCTAGGCCCTTTCTCAGAGCCTGAAACGAGATATGTATCGCGTTACATTGATACTATCGGTACCAATCTTGCGGGATTATTATCCTTTAGAGCATTTGGTCAAAGGCTATTGATACCATTCGCACACACAACAGATCCAATGTACAATTATAGGGATATG TTGACGATTGGCAGAAGAGCTATGGGTTCATTGGCTGTTAAGTACAATACGCAATATCTTGTGGGAACTTCGAAGGAGGTCCATG ATGGCTCCACGGGAACAATCGCGGATTGGGTTAAACATCGCTTCAATCCACCAGTTGTAGCGACATATCAGCTAAGAGATAGGTCACAGGGGTACACTTTACCTGTGAACCAAGTTCTACCTTCCTGCGAAGAAACATACGATTCTGTAATGGCTATATTGAGAGAGGCcaagtttataaatgttttgtaa